The Candidatus Cloacimonadota bacterium genome includes a region encoding these proteins:
- a CDS encoding alpha-mannosidase, with product MHNEKIHLTRIKRLLERQKQLLIRDKLPLETGFSATGGDFQPLALNSVWGKPWQTGWFRISGSIPEDWSGKDYRLLFDCDGEACLLLDGVPYQGFTPKVDWYHKAAKNLLPLASICKPGEDFSLLIDASANDLFGAQKEEYRLRECALVTFDEGLYQRLLDISLLLDLAETLPEKTVRRQRLIYGLNKVCDAWNTDQEMVQAILGDLLSKPAHASALTAFSVGHAHLDLAWLWPLSETRRKGARTFANALRLLEQYPDYVFGASQAQLYQWMKEDHPALYALVKEQVKQGRWEIQGSTWVEFDTDLISAESIIRQFMYGKRFFESEFGQAPRVLWLPDCFGFSGNLPQFLKGCGVDWFVTQKLSWNETNVFPHHLFVWEGIDGSRVLAHQLPTNDYNFSNNPSSFLETEKRYAQSELCDSFLNLYGIGDGGGGPTRDHIEYGLRQRNLEGVSKFRFSSSADFFDHLSGLDSSQLPVVYSELYLEFHRGTYTTQARMKQDNRNSEKLLAAAEFMAVLAGHAYPEKLRCIWQNTLLLQFHDIIPGSSITPVYEEAQTISAANHKLLNDYITATVREITDTGMPCKETSYLVVNPSNQELDEWLAFPKELQGLVPLNEYGTELPSLETENALLARIRVPAWGCLPLQFSTNGYLPKSGASPASLTLENRFLKVELTETGGVKSIWDKELERELLASESNLLLLWEDEPNNWGAWDINHFYRDTTPQAASGATLNQALSFALEEGFSRVVQDIRIGNSSLRQTVELRSDDRLLRVSHDIDWKEKHKMLRTHWFTDVHNGIASYGIQAGVIKRSSKPKNAFETAQFEVPAQRFADLSQPDRGCALLCDVKFGYRVVDGQMELNLLRSPADVDPTADIHSHSYTYAFYPHKGDYEHSDVFNQAEHLAHNLIVVPVQNLPDKLPEPLFRLESDHVNLDTVKPAEDGSGIILRFHEYKGQSGTALLFCAQTHAQAREIDLLEQPLETAPQKLDPYYPLNLDFRPFEIKTILLEELP from the coding sequence ATGCACAACGAAAAGATCCACCTCACCCGGATCAAACGCCTGCTGGAGCGGCAAAAACAGCTTCTGATCAGGGACAAGCTGCCTCTGGAGACTGGATTCTCCGCCACCGGCGGGGATTTTCAGCCCCTGGCGCTCAACTCTGTCTGGGGTAAACCCTGGCAGACGGGCTGGTTCCGGATCAGCGGCAGCATCCCGGAAGACTGGTCGGGAAAGGATTACAGGCTGCTCTTCGATTGCGACGGCGAAGCCTGCCTGCTGCTGGATGGCGTTCCCTACCAGGGTTTCACACCCAAGGTGGATTGGTATCACAAGGCCGCCAAGAATCTGCTTCCCCTTGCATCCATCTGCAAGCCCGGAGAGGATTTCAGCCTGCTCATCGACGCTTCGGCCAACGATCTCTTCGGAGCGCAGAAAGAGGAATACCGCCTGCGCGAATGCGCCCTCGTTACCTTTGACGAAGGGCTTTATCAACGCCTGCTGGACATCTCCCTGCTGCTGGACCTCGCGGAGACCCTGCCGGAAAAAACGGTTCGCCGCCAACGCCTGATCTATGGCCTGAACAAGGTCTGCGATGCCTGGAACACCGATCAGGAAATGGTGCAGGCAATTCTTGGCGATCTTCTGTCCAAACCGGCTCATGCCAGCGCGCTCACCGCCTTCAGTGTTGGGCACGCGCATCTCGACCTGGCCTGGCTTTGGCCGCTTTCTGAAACCCGCCGCAAAGGCGCGCGCACCTTCGCCAACGCGCTGCGACTGCTGGAGCAGTATCCGGACTACGTTTTCGGCGCTTCCCAGGCCCAGCTTTACCAGTGGATGAAGGAAGACCACCCTGCCCTCTACGCGTTGGTTAAAGAACAGGTGAAACAAGGCCGTTGGGAAATCCAGGGCTCAACCTGGGTGGAATTTGACACCGACCTCATTTCCGCAGAATCGATTATCCGCCAGTTCATGTATGGCAAGCGCTTCTTCGAAAGTGAGTTCGGCCAGGCTCCCCGGGTGTTGTGGCTGCCCGACTGCTTCGGTTTTTCCGGCAACCTGCCCCAGTTTCTGAAGGGCTGCGGCGTGGACTGGTTCGTCACCCAGAAACTTAGCTGGAACGAGACCAACGTCTTTCCCCACCACCTCTTCGTTTGGGAGGGGATCGACGGCAGCAGGGTGTTGGCACATCAACTTCCCACCAACGATTACAACTTTTCTAACAACCCCTCCTCCTTTTTGGAAACGGAAAAACGCTATGCCCAGAGCGAACTCTGCGACTCCTTTTTGAACCTTTACGGCATCGGTGATGGCGGCGGCGGGCCCACCCGCGACCATATTGAATACGGTCTGCGCCAGCGAAACCTCGAAGGAGTGAGCAAATTCCGTTTTTCCAGTTCGGCGGATTTCTTCGATCATCTCTCCGGGCTCGACTCCAGCCAGCTTCCGGTAGTCTACAGCGAGCTTTATTTGGAATTTCATCGCGGCACCTACACCACCCAGGCCCGCATGAAACAGGATAACCGCAACAGCGAGAAGCTGCTGGCTGCGGCCGAGTTCATGGCTGTGCTTGCCGGACATGCCTATCCGGAAAAGCTGCGGTGTATCTGGCAAAACACGCTGCTGCTGCAGTTTCATGACATCATCCCCGGTTCTTCGATCACGCCGGTTTACGAGGAAGCCCAGACCATCAGCGCCGCCAACCACAAGCTGCTGAATGACTACATAACCGCAACTGTCCGCGAGATCACGGATACTGGAATGCCCTGCAAAGAAACCAGTTATCTGGTGGTCAACCCTTCCAACCAGGAACTGGATGAATGGCTCGCCTTCCCAAAAGAACTCCAAGGCCTGGTTCCGCTGAACGAATACGGCACCGAACTGCCTTCTCTGGAAACGGAAAACGCCCTCTTGGCCAGGATCCGGGTGCCGGCCTGGGGCTGCCTGCCTTTGCAATTCTCCACCAACGGCTATCTGCCCAAATCCGGGGCCAGTCCAGCCTCCCTGACCTTGGAAAACCGCTTTCTCAAAGTGGAATTGACCGAAACCGGCGGAGTAAAATCCATCTGGGATAAAGAACTGGAGCGCGAACTGCTGGCCTCGGAATCCAACCTGCTCCTGCTCTGGGAAGACGAACCCAACAACTGGGGAGCTTGGGACATCAACCATTTTTACCGTGATACCACACCCCAGGCAGCCAGCGGCGCCACCTTGAACCAAGCCCTCAGTTTCGCGCTGGAAGAAGGGTTCAGCCGCGTGGTGCAGGATATCCGCATCGGCAATTCCAGCCTGCGCCAGACCGTTGAATTGCGCTCCGATGACCGCCTGCTGCGTGTCAGCCACGATATCGACTGGAAGGAAAAACACAAAATGCTGCGCACGCATTGGTTCACGGATGTGCACAACGGAATCGCCAGCTACGGCATCCAAGCCGGCGTGATCAAGCGCAGCAGCAAGCCCAAAAACGCGTTCGAAACTGCCCAATTCGAGGTTCCCGCCCAACGCTTTGCCGACCTTTCTCAGCCTGATCGCGGTTGCGCGCTGCTCTGCGACGTTAAATTCGGCTACCGCGTCGTTGACGGCCAGATGGAGCTGAACCTCCTGCGAAGCCCTGCCGACGTCGATCCCACCGCCGATATCCACAGCCATTCCTACACTTACGCCTTTTATCCCCACAAAGGCGATTACGAACACAGCGACGTTTTCAATCAAGCCGAACACCTGGCCCACAACCTGATCGTGGTGCCAGTGCAAAACCTGCCCGATAAGTTGCCGGAACCCCTTTTCCGCCTGGAAAGCGACCACGTGAACCTGGACACGGTAAAGCCCGCGGAGGACGGTAGCGGCATCATCCTGCGCTTCCACGAATACAAAGGGCAAAGCGGCACCGCGCTGCTTTTCTGTGCCCAAACCCATGCCCAGGCTCGGGAAATAGACCTGCTGGAGCAGCCGCTGGAAACGGCTCCACAAAAGCTCGACCCCTACTATCCGCTCAACCTGGATTTCCGGCCTTTTGAGATCAAAACCATCCTTTTAGAGGAACTCCCATGA
- a CDS encoding beta-N-acetylhexosaminidase, with product MIPLPKQMHVFKKRFWMTSRVDYQRNADLPEKIFRYLVSDLDAFYHNLIDVGYLDDDHTMSVMFKLAPFNKKVPPDYYSLKVDTLAIQIQAESPNGIIHAVQTLKQHLYEAYYYIDDEFGEPGDLPCLEIRDWPSYSWRGLHLDVSRHFFDFKFVKRYLDWMAHAKLNKFHWHLSDDQGWRLESKKFPRLHEVGAWRKEADGSIHGGYYTRRQIKAVLDHAALHGIEVIPEIDIPGHAMAILAAYPDLACLPRDFETLNVWGISEDILCAGKDEVIDWLKELFSEVAELFPGRYVHLGGDEAPKQRWQNCPHCQARIKKQGLAGEEALQGWLVQTLAQHLKSLGKTVIGWDEILDGQPAQDPIVMVWRGDGIDAARMAHDNGNRYILSPYTKLYFDARNSKYDTLGTHQIINWQDVLKFRFQDYTFQRKELLLGAQANVWTEHLANKADLKEKVAHRLYPLAEILWNGEPVEDVMEFWNRWRDLGFRL from the coding sequence ATGATCCCTCTTCCGAAACAAATGCATGTGTTCAAAAAGCGCTTCTGGATGACCTCCAGGGTCGATTACCAGCGCAACGCCGATTTGCCAGAAAAGATTTTCCGCTATCTCGTTTCCGACCTCGATGCTTTCTACCATAATCTGATCGATGTAGGTTATCTCGATGACGACCACACCATGAGCGTCATGTTCAAACTCGCCCCCTTCAACAAGAAAGTGCCGCCCGACTATTATTCCCTGAAGGTGGACACCCTGGCCATCCAGATCCAGGCTGAATCCCCAAACGGTATCATCCACGCCGTGCAGACCCTGAAGCAGCATCTTTACGAAGCGTATTATTACATCGACGATGAATTTGGCGAGCCCGGCGACCTGCCCTGCCTGGAAATCCGGGACTGGCCCAGCTATTCCTGGCGGGGACTGCATCTTGACGTGAGCCGCCATTTCTTTGATTTCAAGTTCGTTAAGCGCTATCTGGACTGGATGGCGCATGCCAAGCTGAACAAGTTCCACTGGCATCTTTCCGACGACCAGGGCTGGCGCCTCGAAAGCAAGAAATTCCCCCGCCTGCACGAGGTCGGCGCCTGGCGCAAAGAGGCCGACGGCAGCATCCACGGAGGTTATTACACCCGCCGCCAGATCAAAGCGGTGCTGGATCACGCCGCCTTGCACGGGATCGAGGTCATCCCCGAAATTGACATCCCCGGCCACGCCATGGCGATACTGGCCGCCTATCCCGATCTGGCCTGCCTTCCGCGGGATTTTGAGACCCTCAACGTCTGGGGCATTTCCGAAGACATCCTCTGCGCTGGCAAGGACGAAGTAATCGACTGGTTGAAAGAATTATTCAGCGAAGTAGCTGAGCTCTTTCCCGGCCGCTATGTGCATCTGGGCGGTGATGAAGCCCCCAAGCAGCGTTGGCAGAACTGCCCCCACTGCCAGGCCCGGATCAAAAAACAAGGCCTCGCCGGCGAGGAAGCGCTGCAGGGCTGGCTGGTGCAAACCCTGGCCCAACATCTCAAAAGCCTGGGCAAAACCGTGATCGGCTGGGACGAAATCCTGGACGGCCAGCCTGCCCAGGACCCCATCGTGATGGTCTGGCGCGGTGACGGAATTGACGCGGCCCGTATGGCCCATGACAACGGCAACCGCTACATCCTCAGCCCCTACACAAAGCTCTATTTCGACGCCCGCAACAGTAAATACGATACCCTCGGCACTCACCAGATCATCAATTGGCAGGATGTGCTCAAATTCCGGTTCCAGGACTACACTTTTCAGCGCAAGGAACTCCTGCTGGGGGCCCAGGCCAACGTCTGGACCGAGCATCTGGCCAATAAGGCCGATCTGAAGGAGAAAGTCGCCCACCGTCTTTATCCCCTGGCGGAAATTCTCTGGAACGGAGAACCCGTCGAAGATGTAATGGAATTCTGGAATCGTTGGAGAGATCTGGGATTCAGGCTATGA
- a CDS encoding ABC transporter permease subunit — MSIIGKVGRRSARVRILNLSIHLVLILGAITMVYPFLLMVSASLRSNVDSGRLNLLPKYLHNEEALFQKYLESRYNEESSRLADNYAGRWLSFAEARLPEKLSPTLFNDWHEFLSARPQGVYDYYVAEHYGRGVYPLNQRRYRKLLRQENDNDLTAFNRRYNTGAQSWEQIVVEEKEILGRNYVSVSDGYLGRFQAFKKAVGERHRNHVNLDGAFAQMELAPLCGGDLVAFNTDSGLGLNSWQDVVLSESCPPEGHPLRPAWLHYVREALNIHHISLSASADPAFQDMLKDKYADVSLLNSTWHTDYPDFSAVRIPKEVPDSGAMVEDLTWFVENAAAPEHLRVRNIGNEFRAWLKRKYQSVEALNSAWDQGVGGWDKLTLPKTAPAENLALQSDWLEFAQGKGIAWLELLPSAQSDWLALLAERFPGRGGKLDLVQANRYMGSSYSSEENIYPSPHLPRDNQAAKLWREFVAMRSTPSQLRFSRQKESVQAWQGFLRAKYGTTDSLNQAWHLVATGFDNIPLPVQQIEAQTFLKHKGEIRREFLTRNYAMVLDQMFNDARSLRNTAIYTLLSILLAVTVNPLAAYALSRFKPRLSYQIILLFMLTMAFPAMVMGIPNFLMLKRLNLLNTFWALVLPAAADGYFIFLLKGFFDSLPRELYESASLDGAGEFRLFWQFTLYLSKPILAVIALGAFNAAYRNFLFAFIVCQDQSMWTLMVHIYELMQRASLSVGYAALVIAAIPTLAVFVFFQNIIIKGIVVPMEK; from the coding sequence GTGAGCATCATCGGCAAGGTGGGCCGGCGCTCCGCCAGGGTGAGAATTTTAAACCTCAGCATCCATCTGGTGCTGATCCTGGGCGCCATCACCATGGTCTATCCATTTCTGCTGATGGTCTCGGCCTCGCTGCGTAGCAACGTGGACAGTGGCAGACTGAACCTGCTGCCCAAATATCTGCACAACGAAGAAGCGCTGTTCCAGAAATACCTGGAATCCCGCTACAACGAGGAAAGCAGCCGCCTTGCGGATAACTATGCAGGACGCTGGCTCTCCTTTGCCGAGGCGCGCCTGCCGGAGAAGCTATCTCCCACTTTGTTCAATGATTGGCATGAGTTTCTGTCCGCCCGGCCCCAAGGGGTTTACGATTACTATGTCGCCGAACATTACGGACGCGGCGTTTATCCCCTGAACCAGCGCCGCTACCGCAAACTGCTGCGGCAGGAAAACGATAACGACCTCACCGCTTTCAACCGGCGCTACAACACCGGAGCCCAAAGCTGGGAACAGATCGTGGTGGAGGAAAAGGAAATCCTGGGGCGCAACTACGTGAGCGTGAGCGACGGCTATCTTGGCCGTTTCCAGGCATTTAAGAAAGCCGTGGGCGAGCGACACCGCAACCATGTCAATCTCGATGGCGCCTTCGCGCAGATGGAACTGGCCCCCCTCTGCGGAGGAGACCTTGTAGCCTTTAATACTGATTCAGGTTTAGGTCTGAACTCCTGGCAGGATGTGGTTTTGAGCGAAAGCTGCCCTCCGGAGGGCCATCCCTTGCGGCCGGCTTGGCTGCACTACGTGCGCGAAGCTCTGAACATACACCACATCAGCCTCTCCGCCTCCGCTGACCCCGCCTTCCAGGACATGCTGAAGGATAAATACGCCGATGTTTCCCTGCTCAATTCCACCTGGCATACAGATTATCCGGATTTCAGCGCGGTGCGGATCCCAAAAGAAGTCCCGGACAGCGGTGCCATGGTTGAAGACCTCACCTGGTTCGTGGAAAATGCCGCCGCACCGGAACATCTGAGGGTGCGCAACATTGGCAACGAATTCCGTGCCTGGCTGAAGCGGAAGTATCAAAGTGTGGAAGCACTGAACTCAGCTTGGGATCAGGGCGTTGGCGGCTGGGACAAGCTAACCCTGCCCAAAACGGCCCCGGCGGAAAACCTCGCCCTCCAAAGCGACTGGCTGGAATTCGCCCAGGGCAAAGGAATAGCCTGGCTGGAATTGCTGCCCAGCGCTCAAAGCGACTGGTTGGCCCTGCTCGCGGAACGCTTTCCCGGTCGGGGCGGCAAGCTGGATTTGGTACAAGCAAACCGATACATGGGTAGCAGTTACAGCTCCGAGGAAAACATCTATCCCAGTCCCCACCTGCCCCGGGACAATCAGGCGGCAAAACTCTGGCGGGAGTTTGTGGCTATGCGCTCCACTCCCAGCCAGTTGAGGTTTTCGAGGCAAAAGGAATCGGTTCAGGCCTGGCAGGGGTTTTTGCGGGCAAAATATGGCACGACGGACAGCTTGAATCAAGCCTGGCATCTGGTCGCAACCGGCTTTGATAATATCCCATTGCCCGTCCAGCAGATCGAGGCGCAGACCTTCCTGAAGCACAAAGGCGAGATCAGACGGGAGTTTCTCACCCGCAATTACGCCATGGTGCTGGACCAGATGTTCAACGACGCCCGTTCCCTGCGCAACACGGCCATCTATACCCTGCTGTCCATTTTGCTGGCCGTAACTGTCAACCCCCTCGCAGCTTACGCCCTCAGCCGCTTCAAGCCCCGGCTCAGCTATCAGATTATCCTGCTCTTCATGCTTACCATGGCCTTTCCGGCGATGGTGATGGGCATTCCGAACTTCCTGATGCTCAAGCGGTTGAACCTGCTTAACACCTTCTGGGCGCTGGTGCTGCCTGCCGCCGCGGACGGCTATTTCATCTTTCTACTCAAAGGCTTTTTCGACAGCCTGCCCCGTGAGCTCTATGAAAGCGCGAGCCTCGACGGAGCCGGGGAATTCCGCCTCTTCTGGCAGTTCACGCTCTACCTTTCCAAACCAATCCTGGCCGTGATCGCCCTCGGGGCCTTCAACGCCGCCTACCGCAACTTTCTCTTCGCCTTCATCGTTTGCCAGGACCAGAGCATGTGGACCCTGATGGTGCACATCTACGAGCTGATGCAGCGCGCCAGCCTCTCAGTGGGCTACGCTGCCCTGGTGATCGCCGCCATCCCCACCCTGGCGGTCTTCGTTTTCTTCCAAAACATCATCATCAAAGGGATAGTGGTCCCGATGGAAAAATAA
- a CDS encoding extracellular solute-binding protein, translating to MRRFLAFLLLAALLITAPALAWAKNANRVVLKVFELPDPRKTDAYSRANLAVVEAFRKKFPHIELRAFSGIQIENMDLDAGPLMAIAGGVAPDILYVNFRQSDTYIQNNFLYPLDEFLASEDPAALTLRVEQPVWQVIRRARKGSKTEYTWMLPYETLVRVLMYRKDVFRRAGLDPQKPPRTWDEFFAYARRLTDPEQGAWGTVLASGPQAAYDWLPFLWGAGGEAVTYDPKKQEWRASFAGEEGEVALDFYLKLVATKWHDNQGRPQTGFALREGDWGYLWQEGKIGMRMDYLSQQNLGGVYDPNLYAFAPAPAGLSGRGGSEINCRMMGIFSGAGISNNSGVGDRDPKAVRQAAWEYIRFYDSEEARQIRMKVMVDSGYGRMQNPVFLKRYGYEEYLRYAPAGWLETFETAMREGRPEPFGDNCQKVYEYMTYPLEELVALGLKGRLPKDPGQRRELIASVLRQGEARTNQEMIGHIPPETKAFRERLAMLIAILILLAFCFTLWRVWKLLSPEAHSSAKLRFNHRIWVILLLAPAVITILVWKYLPMVTGSLMAFQDYHIVGASPWIGFGNFATVLFDPAWWASVGKTLYYMALLLGLGFLPPLGLAILLQEVSRGKMLYRVIYYLPAVISGVIVIYLWKLLYDPSDAGILNQMLLSLGLPKSMWIKDESLAMLCVVLPTVWAGVGPGSLIYLAALKNIPHELYEAADIDGAGFRAKLRHIVLPSLKGLIIIQLISAFIVAAQSSDFILVMTFGGPNEATRVADLMIFEKAYLYLRFGLATAMAWILSLMLMGFTVWQIKYLSRMEFRAVGDDREAA from the coding sequence ATGCGCAGATTTTTGGCTTTTCTTCTGCTTGCGGCGCTGTTGATAACGGCGCCTGCCCTGGCGTGGGCAAAAAACGCTAATCGCGTGGTTTTGAAGGTGTTCGAGCTGCCCGATCCCCGCAAGACCGATGCCTATTCGCGGGCCAATCTGGCGGTGGTGGAGGCGTTCCGCAAGAAGTTTCCCCACATAGAGTTGCGCGCCTTTTCCGGCATCCAGATCGAGAACATGGACCTCGACGCCGGGCCCTTGATGGCCATCGCCGGAGGAGTGGCGCCGGATATCCTCTACGTGAATTTCCGCCAGAGCGACACCTATATCCAAAACAATTTCCTCTATCCGCTGGATGAATTCCTGGCCTCCGAAGACCCCGCCGCGTTGACCCTGCGGGTGGAACAGCCTGTCTGGCAAGTGATTCGCCGCGCCCGCAAGGGCAGCAAAACCGAATATACCTGGATGCTGCCCTACGAAACGCTGGTGCGGGTGCTGATGTACCGAAAGGACGTGTTTCGCCGGGCCGGGCTCGACCCGCAAAAACCGCCGCGGACCTGGGACGAATTTTTCGCTTACGCGCGCCGGCTCACCGATCCTGAGCAGGGCGCCTGGGGCACGGTTTTGGCTTCCGGTCCGCAAGCCGCTTACGACTGGCTGCCTTTTCTCTGGGGCGCCGGGGGCGAAGCCGTCACCTACGACCCCAAAAAGCAGGAATGGCGCGCTTCCTTCGCCGGAGAGGAAGGCGAAGTGGCGCTGGATTTTTATCTAAAGCTGGTGGCCACCAAATGGCACGACAACCAGGGACGCCCGCAGACCGGTTTCGCCCTGCGGGAAGGGGACTGGGGCTATCTCTGGCAGGAAGGCAAGATCGGCATGCGGATGGACTATCTTTCCCAGCAAAACCTTGGCGGGGTTTACGATCCGAACCTCTATGCCTTCGCCCCTGCCCCGGCCGGGCTTTCCGGACGCGGCGGTAGCGAAATCAACTGCCGCATGATGGGCATCTTTTCAGGGGCCGGGATCAGCAACAATTCCGGGGTGGGCGACCGCGATCCCAAAGCTGTGCGCCAGGCCGCCTGGGAATACATCCGCTTTTACGATTCAGAGGAGGCCCGCCAGATCCGCATGAAGGTGATGGTGGACAGCGGTTACGGACGCATGCAAAACCCTGTGTTCCTAAAACGTTACGGATACGAGGAATATCTGCGCTACGCGCCTGCGGGCTGGCTGGAAACCTTCGAGACCGCCATGCGCGAAGGCCGGCCGGAACCCTTTGGCGACAACTGCCAGAAAGTGTATGAATACATGACCTATCCGCTGGAGGAACTGGTGGCGCTGGGCCTGAAAGGCAGGCTGCCAAAGGATCCCGGACAGAGGAGGGAATTGATCGCGTCCGTGCTGCGCCAGGGCGAGGCGCGCACAAACCAGGAAATGATAGGCCACATCCCGCCAGAGACCAAGGCCTTCCGGGAACGCCTGGCGATGCTGATCGCCATCTTGATTTTGCTGGCTTTTTGCTTCACCCTCTGGCGGGTTTGGAAGCTGCTCAGCCCGGAAGCGCATAGTTCTGCCAAACTGAGGTTTAACCACCGCATCTGGGTTATTCTGCTGCTTGCTCCGGCAGTTATCACCATCCTGGTCTGGAAATACCTGCCCATGGTCACCGGTTCGCTGATGGCCTTTCAGGATTACCATATCGTGGGGGCCAGCCCCTGGATCGGTTTCGGCAATTTCGCCACGGTGCTGTTCGATCCGGCCTGGTGGGCGTCTGTTGGTAAGACGTTGTATTACATGGCATTATTGCTTGGCTTGGGCTTTTTGCCACCTCTGGGGCTGGCCATCCTGCTGCAGGAGGTTTCGCGTGGGAAAATGCTCTACCGGGTGATCTACTACCTGCCCGCGGTGATCAGCGGGGTGATCGTTATCTATCTCTGGAAGTTGCTGTACGACCCCTCCGACGCCGGCATTCTGAACCAGATGCTGCTTTCCCTGGGACTGCCCAAAAGCATGTGGATAAAGGATGAATCGCTGGCCATGCTCTGCGTAGTGCTGCCAACCGTCTGGGCCGGCGTGGGACCGGGTTCGCTGATCTATCTGGCGGCACTAAAAAACATACCCCACGAGCTCTATGAGGCCGCGGACATCGATGGCGCCGGCTTCAGGGCCAAGCTCCGCCACATCGTGCTGCCCAGCCTGAAAGGACTGATCATCATCCAGCTCATTTCCGCCTTCATCGTGGCGGCACAGAGCAGCGATTTCATTCTGGTGATGACCTTTGGAGGCCCGAACGAAGCCACCCGGGTGGCGGATCTGATGATTTTTGAAAAGGCCTATCTTTACCTTCGTTTCGGCCTGGCAACGGCGATGGCCTGGATCCTCAGCCTGATGCTGATGGGCTTCACCGTCTGGCAGATCAAATATCTGTCCCGCATGGAGTTCCGCGCCGTGGGCGACGACCGGGAGGCCGCGTGA
- a CDS encoding excisionase family DNA-binding protein, whose translation MDRLYDRRLSVKETSAYLGISDETVYSWIQFHDMPTHMMGDWNFKINELDEYVKAGGATL comes from the coding sequence ATGGATCGTTTATATGACAGGCGGCTATCCGTCAAAGAGACATCTGCTTACCTCGGGATAAGCGATGAAACGGTATATAGCTGGATACAATTCCACGATATGCCCACACACATGATGGGCGATTGGAATTTCAAAATCAATGAGTTAGATGAGTATGTCAAGGCTGGTGGAGCGACACTTTGA